A genomic window from Micromonospora ferruginea includes:
- a CDS encoding alkaline phosphatase family protein → MTAPAPGPLERVAPRYGGGSLVDVLPSALSLFGVPGAVDLLGLTPRLAGVRRLAVLLVDGLGWYQIPTAAPYAPTLAGLAATTGSPLTAGFPSTTPTSLVGLGAGVAPGVHGVLGFTVRVPGTDRVLTHVDWAGDPDPSRWQPVPTWYERARAAGVAVTVVSRPEFAGSGLTLAANRGGDYRGAAGVDALATRMLAALAAGAGPTLVSGYHPDLDRHGHLSGVDSAPWRSAAAEVDALLARLLDGLPPDAALLVTADHGQLDVPAGHRIDLDADARLRAGVRVVAGEPRVRYLHVEPGAEADVVAAWTAVLGGAADVLTRAEAVATGWFGPVPEAHLARIGDVVVVCRDTYAVTATRSEPPMVSRLVAYHGADTAAEMTVPLLVVRG, encoded by the coding sequence ATGACCGCCCCGGCCCCGGGGCCGCTGGAGCGGGTCGCGCCCCGCTACGGCGGTGGCAGCCTGGTCGACGTGCTGCCCAGCGCGTTGTCGCTGTTCGGTGTCCCGGGCGCGGTCGACCTGCTGGGCCTGACCCCCCGGCTGGCCGGGGTACGCCGGCTCGCCGTGCTGCTGGTCGACGGGCTCGGCTGGTACCAGATCCCCACCGCCGCGCCGTACGCGCCGACGCTGGCCGGGCTGGCCGCCACCACCGGCTCCCCGCTCACCGCGGGTTTCCCCTCCACGACCCCGACCAGCCTGGTCGGCCTCGGCGCCGGCGTCGCGCCGGGCGTGCACGGGGTGCTCGGCTTCACCGTCCGGGTGCCCGGCACCGACCGGGTGCTCACCCACGTCGACTGGGCCGGCGACCCGGACCCGTCCCGCTGGCAGCCGGTCCCCACCTGGTACGAGCGGGCCCGCGCGGCCGGGGTGGCGGTGACCGTGGTGAGCCGCCCCGAGTTCGCCGGCAGCGGCCTCACCCTGGCCGCCAACCGGGGCGGCGACTACCGGGGCGCGGCCGGGGTCGACGCGCTGGCCACCCGGATGCTGGCCGCGCTGGCCGCCGGCGCGGGGCCCACCCTGGTCTCCGGCTACCACCCGGACCTGGACCGGCACGGGCACCTCAGCGGCGTCGACTCGGCGCCGTGGCGGTCGGCCGCCGCCGAGGTGGACGCGCTGCTGGCCCGGCTGCTCGACGGGCTGCCGCCGGACGCCGCGCTGCTGGTCACCGCCGACCACGGCCAGCTCGACGTCCCCGCCGGGCACCGGATCGACCTGGACGCCGACGCCCGGCTGCGGGCCGGGGTCCGGGTGGTGGCCGGTGAGCCCCGGGTCCGCTACCTGCACGTCGAGCCGGGCGCGGAGGCCGACGTGGTGGCCGCCTGGACGGCGGTGCTGGGCGGCGCGGCGGACGTGCTGACCCGGGCGGAGGCGGTGGCGACCGGCTGGTTCGGGCCGGTGCCGGAGGCGCACCTGGCCCGGATCGGCGACGTGGTGGTGGTCTGCCGGGACACGTACGCGGTGACCGCCACCCGCTCGGAGCCGCCGATGGTGTCGCGGCTGGTGGCGTACCACGGCGCGGACACCGCCGCGGAGATGACCGTGCCGCTGCTGGTGGTCCGGGGCTGA
- a CDS encoding error-prone DNA polymerase: MSFHNPKMPWSKLEQVLSGRAKGERGGGERHLHVVDPLAVDADGGDSPAWSRKRQEYHPPELERPDGTVPYAELHAHSNFSFLDGASHPEELAEEAARLGLTALAVTDHDGFYGVVRFAEAARALRLPTIFGAELSLGLPGPQNGEPDPLGRHLLVLAHGHEGYARLAATVSRAQLRGGEKGRPVYGELEQIADELRDHVLVLTGCRKGHVPATLLTEGVDAAARELDRLTALFGAETVAVELTDHGHPVDADRNDALAELAAAAGLPTVATNNVHYATPGRRRLATTLAAVRARRSLDEIDGWLPAAATAHLRSGAEMAARFAAYPGAVARAAEFGAELAFDLHLVAPQLPAYPVPAGHTEMSWLRWLTMDGARERYGPPEAHPEAYAQLAHELRMIEELGFPGYFLVVYDIVAFCRAQDIYCQGRGSAANSAVCYALRITNVDAVRHRLLFERFLAPERDGPPDIDVDIESDRREEVIQHVYARYGREHTAQVANVISYRPRSAVRDVAKAFGFSPGQQDAWSKQIDRWGSVAAVDVADIPEQVVAYANELQTFPRHLGIHSGGMVICDRPVIEVCPVEWGRMPGRSVLQWDKDDCAAVGLVKFDLLGLGMLSALHYGYDMIGMSLDLGGMALDDPEVYDMLCRADSVGVFQVESRAQMATLPRLKPREFYDLVVEVALIRPGPIQGGSVHPYIRRKNGQEPVTYAHPLMRNALEKTLGVPLFQEQLMQLAIDLAGFDAAGADQLRRAMGAKRSVERMARIADRLYAGMAERGITGELADDVYRKLTAFASYGFPESHAMSFAYLVYASSWLKRYHPGPFLAALLNAQPMGFYSPQTLADDARRHGVEVRRPDVNASGAKAVLESTPQTRWGSVPGEPPHAWGLNGPVVRLGLGSVRTLGDEVAERIEAERAAHGPYRDMPDLARRAGLTAAHLEALATADAFACFGLTRRQALWAAGAAAQDRPGRLPGTVTGVDPPTLPGMADVDRLVADVWATGLSPESHPARFIRDRLDALGAVPIARLGRVEPGQRIRVGGIVTHRQRPATAGGVTFLNLEDETGMLNVTCSPGLWQRYRRIARTSGALVVRGRLQRHEGVTNLTADRLDAIEPPVTPASRDFR, encoded by the coding sequence GTGAGCTTCCACAACCCGAAGATGCCCTGGTCGAAGCTGGAGCAGGTGCTCTCCGGGCGGGCGAAGGGCGAGCGCGGCGGGGGTGAGCGGCACCTGCACGTGGTGGACCCGCTCGCGGTCGACGCCGACGGCGGCGACTCCCCGGCCTGGAGCCGCAAGCGCCAGGAATACCACCCGCCCGAGCTGGAGCGCCCGGACGGCACGGTGCCCTACGCGGAGCTGCACGCGCACTCCAACTTCAGCTTCCTCGACGGGGCCAGCCACCCGGAGGAGCTGGCCGAGGAGGCCGCCCGGCTGGGGCTCACCGCGCTCGCCGTCACCGACCACGACGGCTTCTACGGCGTGGTGCGCTTCGCCGAGGCGGCCCGTGCGCTGCGGCTGCCGACGATCTTCGGGGCGGAGCTGTCCCTCGGGCTGCCCGGCCCGCAGAACGGCGAGCCCGACCCGCTCGGCCGGCACCTGCTGGTGCTCGCGCACGGCCACGAGGGGTACGCCCGCCTCGCCGCCACCGTCTCCCGGGCCCAGCTACGCGGCGGGGAGAAGGGCCGACCGGTCTACGGGGAGCTGGAGCAGATCGCCGACGAGCTGCGCGACCACGTGCTGGTGCTCACCGGCTGCCGCAAGGGGCACGTGCCCGCCACGCTGCTCACCGAGGGGGTCGACGCGGCGGCCCGGGAGCTGGACCGGCTCACCGCGCTGTTCGGCGCGGAGACGGTGGCGGTGGAGCTGACCGACCACGGCCATCCGGTCGACGCCGACCGCAACGACGCGCTCGCCGAGCTGGCCGCCGCGGCCGGGCTGCCCACGGTGGCCACGAACAACGTGCACTACGCCACCCCGGGGCGGCGTCGGCTGGCCACCACGTTGGCCGCGGTCCGGGCCCGGCGCAGCCTCGACGAGATCGACGGGTGGCTGCCCGCCGCGGCCACCGCCCACCTGCGCAGCGGCGCGGAGATGGCGGCGCGGTTCGCCGCGTACCCGGGCGCGGTGGCGCGGGCCGCCGAGTTCGGCGCGGAGCTGGCGTTCGACCTGCACCTGGTCGCGCCGCAACTGCCGGCGTACCCGGTGCCGGCCGGGCACACCGAGATGAGCTGGCTGCGCTGGCTGACCATGGACGGCGCCCGGGAGCGCTACGGCCCGCCCGAGGCGCACCCGGAGGCGTACGCGCAGTTGGCGCACGAGCTGCGGATGATCGAGGAGCTGGGCTTCCCCGGCTACTTCCTGGTGGTCTACGACATCGTCGCGTTCTGCCGCGCGCAGGACATCTACTGCCAGGGCCGGGGGTCGGCGGCCAACTCGGCGGTCTGCTACGCGCTACGCATCACCAACGTGGACGCGGTGCGGCACCGGCTGCTGTTCGAGCGTTTCCTCGCCCCGGAACGGGACGGCCCGCCCGACATCGACGTGGACATCGAGTCCGACCGCCGGGAGGAGGTGATCCAGCACGTCTACGCCCGCTACGGCCGGGAGCACACCGCCCAGGTCGCCAACGTCATCTCCTACCGGCCGCGCTCGGCGGTGCGGGACGTGGCCAAGGCGTTCGGCTTCTCGCCCGGCCAGCAGGACGCCTGGAGCAAGCAGATCGACAGGTGGGGCTCGGTCGCCGCGGTCGACGTGGCGGACATCCCCGAGCAGGTGGTCGCGTACGCCAACGAGTTGCAGACCTTCCCCCGGCACCTGGGCATCCACTCCGGCGGCATGGTGATCTGCGACCGGCCGGTGATCGAGGTGTGCCCGGTGGAGTGGGGCCGGATGCCGGGGCGCAGCGTGCTCCAGTGGGACAAGGACGACTGCGCCGCCGTCGGCCTGGTCAAGTTCGACCTGCTCGGCCTCGGCATGCTGTCCGCGTTGCACTACGGCTACGACATGATCGGGATGAGCCTGGATCTGGGCGGGATGGCGCTGGACGACCCCGAGGTCTACGACATGCTCTGCCGGGCCGACTCGGTCGGGGTGTTCCAGGTGGAGAGCCGGGCCCAGATGGCCACCCTGCCCCGGCTCAAGCCGCGCGAGTTCTACGACCTGGTGGTGGAGGTGGCGCTGATCCGTCCCGGCCCGATCCAGGGCGGCTCGGTGCACCCCTACATCCGGCGCAAGAACGGCCAGGAACCGGTGACGTACGCGCACCCGCTGATGCGCAACGCGCTGGAGAAGACGCTCGGCGTGCCGCTGTTCCAGGAGCAGCTCATGCAGCTCGCCATCGACCTGGCCGGGTTCGACGCGGCCGGCGCCGACCAGTTGCGCCGGGCGATGGGCGCGAAACGGTCGGTGGAGCGGATGGCGCGGATCGCCGACCGGCTCTACGCCGGGATGGCCGAGCGGGGCATCACCGGCGAGCTGGCCGACGACGTCTACCGCAAGCTGACCGCGTTCGCCAGCTACGGCTTCCCGGAGAGCCACGCGATGAGCTTCGCCTACCTGGTCTACGCCAGCTCGTGGCTCAAGCGCTACCACCCGGGCCCGTTCCTGGCCGCGCTGCTCAACGCCCAGCCGATGGGCTTCTACTCGCCGCAGACGCTTGCCGACGACGCCCGCCGGCACGGGGTGGAGGTCCGCCGGCCGGACGTCAACGCCAGCGGCGCCAAGGCGGTGCTGGAGTCCACGCCGCAGACCCGGTGGGGCAGCGTGCCGGGCGAGCCGCCGCACGCCTGGGGGCTGAACGGTCCGGTGGTCCGGCTGGGGCTGGGCAGCGTCCGTACCCTCGGCGACGAGGTGGCCGAGCGGATCGAGGCGGAGCGGGCGGCGCACGGGCCGTACCGGGACATGCCGGACCTGGCCCGGCGGGCCGGTCTCACCGCCGCGCACCTGGAGGCGCTGGCCACCGCGGACGCCTTCGCCTGCTTCGGGTTGACCCGGCGGCAGGCCCTCTGGGCCGCCGGCGCGGCGGCCCAGGACCGGCCCGGCCGGCTGCCCGGCACGGTGACCGGCGTGGACCCGCCCACCCTGCCCGGCATGGCGGACGTGGACCGGCTGGTCGCCGACGTCTGGGCCACCGGCCTGTCCCCGGAGAGCCACCCGGCCCGGTTCATCCGGGACCGGCTCGACGCGCTGGGCGCGGTGCCGATCGCCCGGCTCGGCCGGGTGGAGCCCGGGCAGCGGATCCGGGTCGGCGGGATCGTCACCCACCGGCAGCGCCCGGCGACCGCCGGCGGGGTCACGTTCCTCAACCTGGAGGACGAGACCGGCATGCTGAATGTCACTTGCTCCCCGGGGCTGTGGCAGCGCTACCGTCGAATCGCCCGCACCAGCGGCGCGCTGGTGGTGCGGGGCCGGTTGCAGCGGCACGAGGGCGTCACGAACCTCACCGCGGACCGGCTGGACGCGATCGAGCCGCCCGTCACGCCGGCGTCCCGGGATTTCCGTTGA
- a CDS encoding DUF58 domain-containing protein has protein sequence MRDGLRGLTTRGRSFLAAAVAAAISAAILGEKDLLRVAVLLAVLPLLAAAYVGRSRYKLACHRTLEPHRVPVGSSSRVVLRLQNLSRLPTGTLLLEDRLPYALGSRPRVVLERLGAHQASSVAYTVRADVRGRYEVGPLVIRLTDPFGLCELTRSFPSTDHLTVIPQVTPLPSVRLPGEYAGSGDSRARSVAVHGEDDAATREYRMGDDLRRVHWKSTARTGELMVRREEQPWESRATVVLDTRAGGHRGEGPTASFEWSVSAAASIAVHLRQAGYKLRLVTGNGVDVDATEAGGEGVLLDHLAEVHLDRRGEITTLVQQVRQRADGGLIIALFGTLGDAEAELLAGLRGNGATCVAFLLDSNTWLNLPPKARVEAERSHGSSALALLQSGWRVIGVEHGNRLPALWPQAGRGSQGFALRAALAETVAGGMR, from the coding sequence GTGCGTGACGGCCTGCGTGGGCTGACCACCCGCGGCCGATCCTTCCTGGCGGCCGCGGTCGCCGCCGCGATCTCCGCCGCCATCCTCGGCGAGAAGGACCTGCTCCGGGTGGCCGTCCTGCTCGCCGTCCTGCCGCTGCTCGCCGCCGCGTACGTGGGACGCAGCCGCTACAAGCTCGCCTGTCACCGCACGCTGGAGCCGCACCGGGTGCCGGTCGGCTCCAGCTCCCGGGTGGTGCTGCGGCTGCAGAACCTGTCCCGGCTGCCCACCGGCACCCTGCTGCTGGAGGACCGCCTGCCCTACGCGCTGGGCAGCCGGCCCCGGGTGGTGCTGGAACGGCTCGGCGCGCACCAGGCCAGCTCCGTGGCGTACACGGTCCGCGCCGACGTGCGCGGCCGCTACGAGGTGGGCCCGCTGGTGATCCGGCTGACCGACCCGTTCGGGCTGTGCGAGCTGACCCGGTCGTTCCCCAGCACCGACCACCTCACCGTGATCCCGCAGGTCACCCCGCTGCCCTCGGTGCGGCTGCCGGGCGAGTACGCCGGCAGCGGCGACAGCCGGGCCCGCTCGGTCGCGGTGCACGGCGAGGACGACGCCGCCACCCGGGAGTACCGGATGGGCGACGACCTGCGCCGGGTGCACTGGAAGTCCACCGCGCGCACCGGTGAGCTGATGGTGCGCCGCGAGGAGCAGCCGTGGGAGAGCCGGGCCACCGTGGTGCTGGACACCCGGGCCGGCGGCCACCGCGGCGAGGGGCCGACGGCCAGTTTCGAGTGGTCCGTCTCGGCCGCCGCCAGCATCGCCGTGCACCTGCGTCAGGCCGGCTACAAGCTGCGCCTGGTCACCGGCAACGGCGTGGACGTCGATGCCACCGAGGCCGGCGGCGAGGGGGTGCTTCTCGACCATCTCGCCGAGGTGCACCTGGACCGGCGCGGCGAGATCACCACGCTGGTGCAGCAGGTCCGGCAGCGGGCCGACGGCGGCCTGATCATCGCGTTGTTCGGCACGCTCGGCGATGCCGAGGCGGAGCTGCTGGCCGGGCTGCGTGGCAACGGCGCCACCTGCGTGGCGTTCCTGCTCGACAGCAACACCTGGCTGAACCTGCCACCCAAGGCCCGGGTCGAGGCGGAGCGGTCGCACGGCAGCTCCGCCCTCGCCCTGCTGCAGAGCGGCTGGCGGGTCATCGGGGTGGAGCACGGCAACCGGCTGCCGGCGCTGTGGCCGCAGGCCGGCCGCGGCTCCCAGGGCTTCGCCCTGCGGGCGGCGCTGGCCGAGACGGTCGCCGGCGGCATGCGATGA
- a CDS encoding transglutaminase TgpA family protein, giving the protein MTPHRNIGFVAAAATLLAAAPLSAIFERWTWLVQAAIVVSVVAGAAALSRLGRFPLWGQLLAMLAGLTLGLTWVFPGGTELLAFVPTPATFAHFGDLLQTSLQDMRAYGVKVPDVDSLLFLAVLGIGAVAVVVDVLAVGLRRPALAGLPMLAIYSVPVAVYVDSVPATPFVVGAAGYLWLLVTDNVDRVRRFGRRFTGEGRDVDVWEASPLAAAGRRLAVVGVLVAVVLPLAVPGMTGGLMSNVGAGPGDGTGRPGQGGSTGRIDLFAALSGQLNQSERFDLVKVTTNEPNPFYLRLGVVDDLRPSGFQARVPTGQPVTRDLPDPAERSPRGVEQRTYRATVEVTKNLNMPLLPVYAEPVRTEDLNGNWRYDPNQQVVFSNRDNARGKRYSFDYVRSTFSPGALRAAPAPPSESAVMRQQTATPTIPDVDRLVDRLTRGKETNYDKVRAVYDYFSVENGFTYALSTRNGSSGADITDFLATKVGYCQQYAAAMAWLVRAAGVPARVAVGFTNGSNVDGGTYVLTNQNLHAWTEVYFGGIGWVPFDATPAASIPGSVRSTWAPDTDAPEEIAPAPGSSAAPDAANPSAGPNEPDRLDKDADQGLAVGESGPTQRDAVWPWWLAGALALLALLALPALRRSALRRRRRVRATAPTATAVAVPGQRGVAREIVVGVDAEAARADAHAAWDELLDTLVDFHVPVDGTETPRATAERLTREALVEDAGAATGVRLLGRAEERARYAREPLTEAELQPALRTVRGALAARADRRTRLLAAVLPPSVLMRWRTALAERSARLVTTSGQARLWMTRWSPRRLLAGRPAR; this is encoded by the coding sequence GTGACCCCGCACCGCAACATCGGTTTCGTCGCCGCCGCGGCGACCCTGCTGGCGGCGGCACCGCTGTCGGCGATCTTCGAGCGCTGGACGTGGCTGGTCCAGGCGGCCATCGTGGTCTCCGTGGTGGCCGGCGCGGCGGCGCTGAGCCGGTTGGGCCGGTTCCCGCTGTGGGGTCAGCTACTGGCCATGCTGGCCGGCCTGACCCTCGGCCTGACGTGGGTCTTCCCCGGCGGCACCGAGCTGCTCGCGTTCGTGCCCACCCCGGCCACGTTCGCCCACTTCGGCGACCTGCTCCAGACCTCGTTGCAGGACATGCGCGCGTACGGCGTCAAGGTTCCCGACGTCGACTCGCTGCTCTTCCTCGCCGTGCTCGGCATCGGCGCGGTGGCCGTGGTGGTCGACGTGCTCGCGGTCGGGCTGCGCCGGCCGGCGCTGGCCGGGCTGCCGATGCTGGCCATCTACTCGGTGCCGGTGGCGGTCTACGTGGACAGCGTCCCCGCCACCCCGTTCGTGGTGGGCGCCGCCGGCTACCTGTGGCTGCTGGTGACCGACAACGTCGACCGGGTGCGCCGGTTCGGCCGCCGGTTCACCGGCGAGGGGCGCGACGTCGACGTCTGGGAGGCGTCGCCGCTGGCCGCGGCGGGTCGCCGGCTGGCCGTGGTCGGCGTGCTGGTGGCGGTGGTGCTGCCGCTGGCGGTGCCGGGGATGACCGGCGGCCTGATGAGCAACGTCGGCGCCGGCCCCGGCGACGGCACCGGACGCCCCGGCCAGGGCGGCAGCACCGGCCGGATCGACCTGTTCGCCGCGCTGAGCGGCCAGCTCAACCAGAGCGAACGATTCGACCTGGTCAAGGTCACCACCAACGAGCCCAACCCGTTCTACCTGCGCCTGGGCGTGGTGGACGACCTGCGGCCGAGCGGCTTCCAGGCCCGCGTGCCGACCGGGCAGCCGGTCACCCGCGACCTGCCCGACCCGGCCGAGCGCTCCCCCCGCGGGGTCGAGCAGCGCACCTACCGGGCCACGGTCGAGGTGACGAAGAACCTCAACATGCCGCTGCTGCCGGTCTACGCCGAGCCGGTCCGCACCGAGGACCTGAACGGCAACTGGCGCTACGACCCCAACCAGCAGGTGGTCTTCTCCAACCGGGACAACGCGCGCGGCAAGCGCTACTCGTTCGACTACGTGCGGTCGACGTTCAGCCCGGGGGCGCTGCGCGCCGCGCCGGCCCCGCCGTCGGAGAGCGCGGTGATGCGGCAGCAGACCGCCACGCCGACGATCCCGGACGTCGACCGGCTGGTGGATCGGCTCACCCGGGGCAAGGAGACCAACTACGACAAGGTCCGGGCGGTCTACGACTACTTCTCGGTGGAGAACGGCTTCACCTACGCGCTCTCCACCCGCAACGGCAGCAGCGGCGCGGACATCACCGACTTCCTCGCCACCAAGGTCGGCTACTGCCAGCAGTACGCCGCCGCGATGGCCTGGCTGGTGCGGGCCGCCGGTGTGCCGGCCCGGGTGGCGGTCGGGTTCACCAACGGCAGCAACGTCGACGGTGGCACGTACGTGCTGACCAACCAGAACCTGCACGCCTGGACCGAGGTCTACTTCGGCGGGATCGGCTGGGTGCCGTTCGACGCCACCCCGGCCGCCAGCATCCCCGGCTCGGTCCGGTCCACCTGGGCCCCGGACACCGACGCGCCGGAGGAGATCGCCCCGGCGCCGGGCAGCAGCGCCGCGCCCGACGCGGCGAACCCGTCGGCCGGGCCGAACGAGCCGGACCGGCTCGACAAGGACGCCGACCAGGGTCTGGCGGTCGGCGAGAGCGGTCCGACCCAGCGGGACGCGGTCTGGCCGTGGTGGCTGGCCGGGGCGCTCGCGCTGCTGGCGCTGCTCGCCCTGCCGGCCCTGCGCCGCTCGGCGCTGCGTCGCCGGCGCCGGGTCCGGGCGACCGCGCCGACCGCCACCGCGGTGGCCGTACCCGGTCAACGGGGCGTGGCCCGCGAGATCGTGGTCGGGGTGGACGCCGAGGCGGCCCGCGCCGACGCGCACGCCGCCTGGGACGAGTTGCTGGACACGCTGGTGGACTTCCACGTCCCGGTCGACGGCACCGAGACCCCGCGGGCGACCGCCGAGCGGTTGACCCGGGAGGCGCTGGTCGAGGACGCCGGCGCGGCGACCGGGGTGCGGCTGCTGGGCCGGGCCGAGGAGCGGGCCCGCTACGCCCGCGAGCCGCTCACCGAAGCCGAGTTGCAGCCCGCGCTGCGCACGGTACGCGGGGCGCTCGCCGCGCGCGCGGACCGGCGTACCCGGCTGCTGGCGGCGGTGCTGCCGCCGTCGGTGCTGATGCGGTGGCGGACCGCCCTGGCCGAGCGGTCGGCCCGGCTGGTCACCACCAGCGGGCAGGCCCGGCTGTGGATGACCCGCTGGAGCCCGCGTCGCCTGCTGGCGGGCCGCCCGGCCCGCTGA
- a CDS encoding methyltransferase domain-containing protein: MVTLGGVEQTRTLTPRTAVIWAVLRAELDRRAGERLSVLDVGGGTGGFAVPLAEAGHRVTVVDASPDALAALTRRAAEAGVADRVRATQGDADALTGLVEPASVDLVLCHSVLEVVDAPEPVIAALAGALRPGGAASVLVAARAAAVLGRAMNGQLDAAAALAADPHGTAGGRDTLRRRYDAEGADALLTAAGLAVEEIHGVRVLADLLPAAVADGQPAALLDLEYALAAKPPYRDLAAQLHLFARRPA; this comes from the coding sequence ATGGTTACGCTCGGCGGCGTGGAGCAGACCCGAACCCTCACCCCCCGCACCGCCGTGATCTGGGCGGTGCTCCGGGCCGAGCTGGACCGGCGGGCCGGCGAACGCCTCTCCGTGCTCGACGTCGGCGGCGGGACCGGCGGCTTCGCCGTCCCGCTCGCCGAGGCCGGCCACCGGGTCACCGTGGTCGACGCCAGCCCCGACGCGCTCGCCGCGCTGACCCGCCGGGCCGCCGAGGCCGGGGTCGCCGATCGGGTACGCGCGACGCAGGGCGACGCCGACGCGCTCACCGGGCTGGTCGAGCCGGCCTCCGTGGACCTGGTGCTCTGCCACTCCGTGCTGGAGGTGGTCGACGCCCCGGAGCCGGTGATCGCGGCGCTGGCCGGCGCGCTGCGCCCGGGTGGCGCGGCCAGCGTGCTGGTCGCCGCGCGGGCCGCCGCCGTGCTCGGCCGGGCGATGAACGGCCAGCTCGACGCCGCCGCCGCGCTCGCCGCCGACCCGCACGGCACCGCCGGCGGCCGGGACACCCTGCGCCGCCGCTACGACGCCGAGGGCGCGGACGCGCTGCTCACCGCCGCCGGGCTCGCCGTCGAGGAGATCCACGGGGTACGCGTCCTCGCCGACCTGCTGCCGGCCGCGGTGGCCGACGGTCAGCCGGCCGCCCTGCTCGACCTGGAGTACGCCCTGGCGGCGAAGCCGCCGTACCGCGATCTCGCCGCCCAACTGCACCTGTTCGCCCGCCGCCCGGCATGA
- a CDS encoding DUF3040 domain-containing protein, translating to MPLSEHEQRLFEQIERSLAEDPKFASAVRASDPRFHARRRVLVAAGVVVAGLALLIYGAVIKIPAVAVAGFVVMLASLGYAVQSHRRSQSPDLHVVGGTTTSRRRPRGRSGGRRGSFLDRMEDRWRQRPEGHR from the coding sequence GTGCCGCTCTCGGAGCACGAGCAGCGGCTGTTCGAGCAGATCGAGCGGTCGCTTGCCGAGGATCCCAAGTTCGCCTCGGCCGTGCGCGCCAGCGACCCGCGCTTCCACGCGCGGCGTCGCGTGCTCGTCGCTGCCGGCGTGGTCGTCGCTGGTCTGGCCCTGTTGATCTACGGGGCCGTGATCAAGATTCCTGCGGTGGCCGTGGCGGGCTTCGTCGTCATGCTGGCCTCGTTGGGCTACGCGGTGCAGTCGCACCGCCGATCCCAGTCGCCCGACCTGCACGTGGTCGGCGGCACGACGACGAGCCGGCGTCGTCCCCGTGGCCGCAGCGGCGGTCGCCGGGGCTCCTTCCTCGACCGGATGGAGGACCGCTGGCGGCAGCGCCCGGAGGGCCACCGCTGA
- a CDS encoding DNA polymerase IV: MGRSQSLPRGGDPRFGPDADDTGCSILHVDMDAFFASVEVRRRPELRGRPVVVGGVGPRGVVSSASYEARRHGVRSAMPTARARALCPGAVYLPPDFAAYSEASRAVMRIFRDVTPLVEPLSLDEAFLDVAGARRLFGRPAAIAALIRRRVAEEQRLTCSVGVASSKFVAKLGSTRAKPDGLLVVPADRVLDFLHPLPVSALWGVGERSAEALRRLGLRTVRDLAEAPSGLLRRAVGEASAAHLHELAWGRDPRGVSPEHVEKSIGAETTFETDVTDPGEIRRALLALADKAGVRLRAAGQVGRTVSLKVRFADFRTISRARTLAVPTDTAREMFDTAWALWGVLAPTEPVRLVGVRMEGLAPAQETPRQLTLGEPERGWREAEAAADAAAARFGRSVIGPASLLGRREQRRVEKPTRP, translated from the coding sequence ATGGGTCGCAGCCAGTCGTTGCCCCGGGGTGGCGATCCGCGCTTCGGGCCGGACGCCGACGACACCGGCTGTTCCATCCTGCACGTCGACATGGACGCGTTCTTCGCCTCGGTGGAGGTCCGCCGCCGCCCCGAGCTGCGCGGCCGGCCGGTGGTGGTGGGCGGTGTCGGCCCGCGCGGCGTGGTCAGCTCGGCCAGCTACGAGGCGCGCCGGCACGGGGTCCGCAGCGCCATGCCCACCGCCCGGGCCCGCGCGCTCTGCCCGGGCGCGGTCTACCTGCCGCCCGACTTCGCCGCCTACTCGGAGGCGTCCCGGGCGGTCATGCGGATCTTCCGCGACGTCACCCCGCTGGTCGAGCCGCTCTCGTTGGACGAGGCGTTCCTCGACGTGGCCGGCGCCCGGCGACTGTTCGGCCGGCCGGCGGCCATCGCCGCGCTGATCCGCCGCCGGGTCGCCGAGGAGCAGCGGCTGACCTGCTCGGTGGGGGTGGCGTCGAGCAAGTTCGTGGCCAAGCTGGGCTCTACCCGGGCCAAGCCGGACGGCCTGCTCGTGGTGCCCGCCGACCGGGTGCTGGACTTCCTGCACCCGCTGCCGGTGTCGGCGTTGTGGGGCGTGGGGGAGCGGTCGGCGGAGGCGTTGCGCCGGCTCGGCCTGCGCACCGTGCGCGATCTGGCCGAGGCGCCGTCCGGCCTGCTGCGCCGGGCGGTGGGCGAGGCGTCCGCCGCGCACCTGCACGAGCTGGCCTGGGGGCGGGACCCGCGCGGGGTGTCCCCGGAGCACGTGGAGAAGTCGATCGGCGCGGAGACCACGTTCGAGACCGACGTGACCGACCCGGGCGAGATCCGGCGGGCCCTGCTCGCGCTCGCCGACAAGGCCGGCGTCCGGTTGCGGGCGGCCGGGCAGGTGGGCCGGACGGTGTCGCTGAAGGTCCGGTTCGCCGACTTCCGCACGATCAGTCGCGCCCGCACCCTCGCCGTGCCGACCGACACCGCCCGGGAGATGTTCGACACTGCCTGGGCGCTCTGGGGCGTTCTCGCCCCGACCGAGCCGGTGCGTCTGGTCGGCGTACGGATGGAGGGGCTCGCCCCGGCGCAGGAGACGCCACGGCAGCTCACCCTGGGTGAGCCGGAGCGGGGTTGGCGGGAGGCGGAGGCCGCGGCGGACGCGGCGGCCGCCCGATTCGGGCGGTCCGTCATAGGTCCGGCCAGTCTTCTCGGGCGGCGCGAGCAGCGCCGAGTCGAAAAACCGACCCGGCCGTAG